One genomic segment of Komagataella phaffii GS115 chromosome 4, complete sequence includes these proteins:
- a CDS encoding Choline phosphate cytidylyltransferase — protein MLQARQEGTELYVGVHSDEEILKHKGPVVMKLPERVIAVEGCRWCTKVVPNAPYVTDPLVMDQYGCKYVVHGDDITTDADGKDCYQICKDLGRFIVVKRTPNISTTDLVGRMLDINSHHHQGPISLNHPITDIRERVQSYASDPSGRDSYAGVYFNIEESSTLHEFVSPKNGYQKVVLVVGEFDLFHPGHIKFLQETQKYARSNDAKVIVGIYDDATAKNANYPIMNLVERSLCVLQSKYIDGLVIGAPKVLDTAFLGKIPGNVIKVVVNASDLPSQAQLLDPTLVHELSEYEYSDMTTSTIVNRVLDNRAEYEERQRKKGWKSELEQQLKQEVAYNK, from the coding sequence ATGCTTCAAGCAAGACAGGAAGGAACCGAGTTGTATGTTGGAGTCCATTCAGACGAAGAAATACTGAAACACAAAGGTCCAGTGGTAATGAAACTACCTGAACGGGTGATAGCAGTAGAAGGATGCCGTTGGTGCACTAAGGTTGTTCCGAATGCTCCCTATGTTACAGACCCGCTAGTGATGGACCAATATGGGTGCAAATATGTCGTACACGGTGATGATATAACCACTGATGCTGACGGCAAAGACTGTTACCAAATTTGCAAGGACCTGGGTAGATTCATCGTGGTCAAACGTACACCAAACATCAGCACCACTGATCTGGTGGGAAGAATGCTGGATATCAACTCCCATCATCACCAGGGTCCAATCAGCTTAAATCACCCCATAACTGATATAAGGGAAAGGGTGCAGAGCTATGCGAGTGACCCCAGTGGGCGAGACTCCTATGCCGGGGTATATTTCAATATCGAAGAGTCTTCCACTCTGCATGAATTTGTCTCTCCCAAAAATGGGTACCAAAAGGTTGTGTTGGTAGTGGGAGAGTTTGACCTTTTTCATCCAGGCCATATCAAGTTCCTGCAGGAGACTCAAAAATATGCCCGTTCCAACGATGCCAAGGTCATTGTGGGCATATACGACGATGCAACTGCAAAGAATGCCAATTATCCAATCATGAATCTAGTAGAACGATCATTATGTGTGTTGCAATCGAAATACATCGATGGACTTGTGATTGGGGCTCCCAAAGTATTAGATACTGCATTCTTGGGCAAGATCCCAGGTAATGTGATAAAAGTGGTAGTTAATGCATCAGATCTGCCATCCCAAGCACAGTTGTTGGATCCAACTCTCGTCCACGAGCTATCAGAGTATGAATACTCAGACATGACAACCTCAACAATAGTGAACCGAGTATTAGATAATCGGGCCGAATACGAGGAACGTCAAAGGAAAAAGGGTTGGAAAAGCGAGCTAGAGCAACAGCTCAAACAAGAAGTGGCCTACAATAAATAG